A window from Vulcanimicrobium alpinum encodes these proteins:
- a CDS encoding c-type cytochrome — MSKSRSFAALVAIVVLIAAGAVADAGQRYGFGKPVTQSHIAPWDIDVNGLTGEGLPPGSGSVAQGAKIWEAKCSSCHGTFGEGAGKYPVIAGGKGTLKDERPEKTVGSYWPYAPTLFDYIKRAMPFRQPQSLSNDEVYALTAYVLNVNDIVPSSAVLDAKSLAAVKMPNRDGFIKAEWDTKNVACMSSCKPAAKVTSDLVSLHVTPDEREVGNVGSTEHLAIAASPEPLPPATSASSRGSTAASNTLARVTFAMVQPVIAKRCTVCHSAKPSQSGFSAAPAGIKFDTPAEIKAQAAQIKSQSVTTHQMPLANMTHMTDKERALLGQWIAAGAPVP, encoded by the coding sequence GTGTCCAAGTCTCGTAGCTTCGCCGCGCTGGTCGCGATCGTCGTGCTGATCGCAGCCGGCGCAGTGGCCGATGCCGGGCAGCGCTACGGCTTCGGAAAGCCGGTGACGCAATCGCACATCGCACCATGGGACATCGACGTCAACGGTCTGACCGGCGAGGGGCTACCGCCGGGTTCGGGCTCCGTCGCCCAAGGCGCGAAAATTTGGGAAGCAAAATGCTCCTCTTGCCACGGCACGTTTGGCGAAGGCGCCGGCAAGTATCCAGTGATCGCGGGGGGGAAAGGCACGCTTAAAGACGAGCGCCCCGAGAAGACGGTCGGAAGCTACTGGCCCTACGCACCGACGCTATTCGACTACATCAAGCGCGCGATGCCGTTTCGCCAGCCGCAGTCGCTCTCGAACGACGAAGTGTATGCCCTCACCGCGTACGTTCTCAACGTGAACGACATCGTGCCGAGTTCGGCCGTTCTGGATGCGAAATCGCTCGCGGCCGTCAAGATGCCGAACCGCGATGGATTCATCAAGGCGGAGTGGGACACCAAGAACGTAGCGTGCATGTCGAGCTGCAAGCCGGCGGCCAAGGTGACCAGCGATCTCGTGAGCCTCCACGTGACACCCGACGAGCGCGAGGTGGGGAACGTTGGGTCGACCGAACATCTCGCGATTGCGGCGTCGCCCGAGCCCTTGCCCCCGGCAACGTCGGCATCGTCTCGCGGTAGTACGGCGGCATCAAACACATTGGCCCGCGTGACGTTCGCGATGGTTCAACCCGTCATCGCTAAGCGCTGCACTGTTTGCCATTCGGCGAAGCCCAGCCAGTCGGGGTTTTCGGCCGCCCCGGCCGGCATCAAATTCGATACGCCGGCGGAGATCAAAGCCCAGGCGGCGCAAATCAAGTCCCAGTCGGTGACGACACACCAGATGCCGTTGGCGAATATGACGCACATGACGGACAAGGAGCGCGCGCTGCTCGGCCAGTGGATCGCTGCCGGAGCGCCGGTTCCGTGA
- a CDS encoding PAS domain S-box protein, whose product MTPSGPATPGTLDDVLFRELFDAAPTIVFVARPDGTIGYVNPAWTAFSGLPRESILDDRWPNAVEADDADRVVGAWLHAMAHAQPFREQFRFRVAGGEARWVVAHAVPTFRANGSVGAWYGNIVDVDDEYRATQRRAILARLGSAFADSLDFARTARTVVSAVCEDFADFAFLDVIGSDGRLRRVEVEAGRLGGDAESYRRRVPPPEVKGHPINIALASGRPIIVDHTDDAWVDATAWNPEHAAFAHTLPLASVVYAPMIAAGERIGVLTFGAATGTGRRFTESDLDDVQEVARRAAIALTNAKLYADLTSSEARYRGIIDTAQEGVWIIDAQARTTYVNRRLCEMLGYDADEMFGQSIYAFMETEASRDAEHAFNALRTGQTQRFENRLSGKNGRTVWAIVASSPILDAHGAFAGALGMLTDITDRKAIETQYRLLAEATPQIIWTADVRGMMTYVNERWTALTGMPRDEALGYGWCAVVHRSDLAPLLTKWREARDAGVDFETECRLRRASDEAYRWHLVRARARRDGPAGETVEWLGSMTDIDASRRLANNRDIIARAGDVVGATFDVETLLTHFADLLFSEVADEATIRLTGGTEIVRTHVPVPPDAPVLQAQMLHRNEVIGAITLRSRERFDDLDASLLDELAARAAVAIENARLYEREHRVAVTLQRALLPAVLPAVDGLAFDAVYSPGATEAEIGGDWYDAIALDDGRVVVSIGDVTGRGLTAAVIMGRMRQAIETLATYETDPVRLLDAADQVLRRTHPEAIVTALVGVIDPLARTMTYATAGHPTPFVRGADGTVRNLPGRGLPLGLRDESQPPAITVVLPTGALAVFFTDGLTESTRDIAEGERRVIAALHDAAIKEETSPAALIVSRVLDGAIRDDVAVLTVRVTDDVPAAREWTIRWRFDPRDRRRTYDVREALVEALVNFGREIDTAAAQLVFGELVGNAVRHAPGVVDVELTWDDPSTPILHVVDDGPGFASRSGLPNDDAESGRGLFLVECLTRAFSVTRESDRGARATAVLMGRG is encoded by the coding sequence ATGACACCATCTGGACCCGCGACGCCGGGAACGCTCGACGACGTCCTCTTCCGCGAACTCTTCGACGCCGCTCCGACGATCGTCTTCGTCGCTCGGCCCGATGGCACGATCGGCTACGTGAACCCGGCATGGACCGCGTTCAGCGGGTTGCCGCGCGAGAGCATCCTCGACGATCGGTGGCCCAACGCCGTAGAAGCGGACGACGCCGACCGCGTCGTCGGCGCGTGGCTGCACGCGATGGCGCACGCGCAGCCGTTCCGCGAGCAATTCCGGTTCCGCGTAGCCGGCGGCGAAGCGCGCTGGGTCGTCGCGCACGCCGTCCCGACGTTTCGGGCGAACGGATCGGTCGGCGCGTGGTACGGCAACATCGTCGACGTCGATGACGAGTATCGGGCGACGCAGCGGCGCGCGATCCTAGCCCGTCTCGGCAGCGCCTTTGCGGATTCGCTCGACTTCGCGCGCACGGCGCGTACCGTCGTCAGCGCGGTGTGCGAGGACTTCGCGGACTTCGCGTTCCTCGACGTCATCGGCAGCGACGGCAGGCTGCGGCGCGTCGAAGTCGAGGCCGGTCGGCTCGGCGGCGATGCCGAGAGCTATCGGCGTCGCGTGCCCCCGCCCGAGGTCAAGGGTCATCCGATCAACATCGCGCTCGCGAGCGGACGCCCGATCATCGTCGACCATACCGACGACGCGTGGGTCGATGCGACCGCCTGGAATCCCGAGCACGCAGCGTTCGCCCACACCCTGCCGCTCGCGTCGGTCGTGTACGCGCCGATGATCGCGGCGGGCGAACGGATCGGCGTGCTGACCTTCGGCGCGGCGACCGGGACGGGACGCCGCTTCACCGAGAGCGATCTCGACGACGTCCAGGAAGTTGCGCGGCGCGCCGCGATCGCGCTGACGAACGCGAAGCTGTACGCCGACCTTACCTCGAGCGAGGCGCGCTATCGGGGGATCATCGACACCGCGCAGGAAGGCGTGTGGATCATCGACGCGCAGGCACGCACGACGTACGTCAACCGTCGGCTGTGCGAGATGCTCGGCTACGACGCCGACGAGATGTTCGGACAGTCGATCTACGCGTTCATGGAGACCGAGGCGTCGCGCGACGCCGAGCACGCGTTCAACGCACTCCGCACAGGACAGACGCAGCGCTTCGAAAATCGGCTGAGCGGCAAAAACGGGCGCACGGTGTGGGCGATCGTCGCTTCGAGCCCGATCCTCGATGCTCACGGCGCCTTCGCCGGCGCGCTGGGGATGCTTACGGACATCACCGATCGCAAGGCGATCGAGACGCAATACCGTCTGCTCGCCGAGGCGACGCCGCAGATCATCTGGACCGCGGACGTGCGCGGGATGATGACCTACGTCAACGAGCGCTGGACTGCGCTGACGGGGATGCCGCGCGACGAAGCGCTGGGCTACGGCTGGTGCGCGGTGGTGCACCGCTCGGATCTTGCGCCGCTGCTCACGAAATGGCGCGAAGCACGCGACGCCGGCGTCGACTTCGAGACCGAATGCCGCCTGCGCCGCGCGTCCGACGAGGCCTACCGGTGGCACCTCGTGCGCGCTCGGGCCCGCCGCGACGGCCCTGCAGGCGAAACGGTCGAGTGGCTCGGCTCGATGACCGATATCGACGCAAGCCGCCGCCTTGCGAACAATCGCGACATCATCGCGCGGGCCGGCGACGTCGTCGGAGCGACCTTCGACGTCGAAACGCTGCTGACGCACTTCGCCGATCTGCTGTTCTCGGAGGTTGCTGACGAGGCGACGATCCGCCTCACCGGCGGTACCGAGATCGTACGCACCCACGTCCCGGTCCCGCCGGATGCACCGGTGCTGCAGGCCCAGATGCTCCACCGCAACGAGGTGATCGGCGCGATCACGCTGCGCAGCCGCGAGCGCTTTGACGATCTCGACGCCTCCCTGCTCGACGAGCTCGCCGCGCGCGCCGCGGTGGCGATCGAAAACGCGCGGCTCTACGAACGCGAGCATCGCGTCGCCGTCACCCTGCAGCGGGCGCTCCTCCCAGCGGTGCTCCCCGCGGTCGACGGGCTCGCGTTCGACGCGGTCTACTCGCCGGGCGCAACCGAAGCCGAGATCGGCGGCGACTGGTACGACGCGATCGCGCTCGACGACGGCCGCGTCGTCGTCTCCATCGGCGACGTCACCGGACGGGGGCTGACAGCGGCGGTGATCATGGGGCGGATGCGTCAGGCGATCGAGACGCTGGCGACCTACGAAACCGATCCCGTGCGCCTGCTCGACGCCGCCGATCAGGTGCTGCGCCGCACGCATCCGGAGGCGATCGTCACGGCGCTGGTCGGCGTGATCGACCCGCTCGCGCGCACGATGACCTACGCGACCGCGGGCCATCCGACGCCGTTCGTCCGCGGCGCCGACGGAACGGTCCGCAACCTCCCGGGCCGCGGCCTCCCGCTGGGGCTGCGCGACGAAAGTCAGCCCCCAGCGATCACCGTCGTGCTGCCCACCGGCGCGCTCGCGGTCTTCTTCACCGACGGGCTCACCGAATCGACTCGCGACATCGCCGAAGGCGAGCGCCGCGTGATCGCCGCGCTCCACGACGCGGCGATCAAGGAAGAGACGTCGCCCGCGGCGCTCATCGTTTCGCGCGTCCTCGACGGCGCGATCCGCGACGACGTCGCGGTGCTGACGGTGCGCGTCACCGACGACGTCCCGGCCGCGCGCGAGTGGACGATCCGCTGGCGGTTCGATCCGCGCGACCGGCGGCGCACCTACGACGTGCGCGAAGCGCTCGTCGAAGCGCTGGTGAACTTCGGCCGCGAGATCGATACGGCGGCGGCGCAGCTGGTGTTCGGCGAGCTGGTCGGCAACGCGGTGCGACACGCACCGGGCGTCGTCGACGTGGAACTGACATGGGACGATCCGTCGACGCCGATCCTCCACGTCGTCGACGACGGCCCCGGATTCGCGTCGCGCAGCGGCCTGCCGAACGACGACGCCGAGTCCGGCCGCGGTCTGTTTCTGGTCGAGTGTCTCACCCGCGCGTTCAGCGTGACGCGCGAATCCGACCGGGGCGCGCGCGCGACGGCCGTGCTGATGGGCCGCGGCTAG
- the soxC gene encoding sulfite dehydrogenase yields the protein MPRNSLGRGGFLRAGTGLVGGALLAGSAPANALAEDAAPLAIPESNKVLGAGVNDTPYGMPSKYERDVVRRTVPFLTAEDKSSVSFTPLQDLDGIITPNGLCFVRDHGGSPMDIDPLTHRLVIHGLVDTPMEYTMNDLIRFPTESHVYFMECGANGGMDYKGAQMQGVQFTHGMIHCCEWTGVKLSVLMAEAGVKPSAKWMLAEGADAAAMTRSVPIEKALDDALIAWSQNGERLRPENGYPVRLVLPGWQANLNVKWLRRLKFGTDPWETREETSKYTELLPDGKSRQFDWVMGTKSVITAPCPEKPMVGKGFREVTGLAWSGYGSVTRVDVSFDGGVNWQRATLQEPVLTKALTRFRIPWQWNGETALLQSRAVDDKGHVQPTHEQLLAARGGNAIYNKNSIQTWRVNPNGTVDSVQVS from the coding sequence ATGCCGCGCAACTCGCTCGGGCGCGGCGGCTTCCTGCGCGCGGGCACAGGGCTCGTCGGCGGCGCGCTGCTCGCAGGGTCTGCTCCCGCAAACGCGCTCGCCGAGGATGCGGCGCCGCTCGCGATCCCGGAGTCGAACAAAGTCCTGGGTGCCGGCGTCAACGATACGCCGTACGGAATGCCGTCGAAGTACGAGCGCGACGTCGTACGCCGGACGGTGCCGTTCCTCACAGCGGAAGACAAGTCGTCCGTGAGCTTCACGCCGCTGCAAGACTTGGACGGGATCATTACGCCCAACGGTTTGTGTTTCGTGCGCGACCACGGCGGTTCGCCGATGGATATCGATCCGTTGACGCACCGGCTCGTGATCCACGGGCTCGTTGATACGCCGATGGAATACACGATGAACGACCTCATCCGGTTTCCGACCGAGAGCCACGTGTATTTCATGGAGTGCGGCGCGAACGGCGGGATGGATTACAAGGGTGCGCAAATGCAGGGCGTGCAGTTCACGCACGGCATGATCCACTGCTGCGAGTGGACTGGCGTGAAGCTGTCGGTGCTCATGGCCGAAGCCGGCGTGAAACCGTCCGCCAAGTGGATGCTAGCCGAGGGGGCGGACGCAGCGGCGATGACGCGTAGCGTTCCGATCGAGAAGGCGCTCGACGACGCGCTTATCGCGTGGTCGCAGAACGGTGAGCGGCTGCGCCCCGAGAACGGGTACCCGGTCCGCCTCGTGCTCCCCGGCTGGCAAGCGAACCTCAACGTGAAGTGGCTGCGGCGCTTGAAGTTCGGCACCGATCCTTGGGAAACGCGCGAAGAGACATCCAAGTATACCGAGTTATTGCCCGACGGCAAGTCGAGGCAGTTCGACTGGGTGATGGGAACAAAGTCGGTGATCACCGCACCGTGTCCGGAGAAACCGATGGTGGGGAAGGGCTTTCGCGAAGTCACCGGACTCGCGTGGTCGGGTTACGGTTCCGTCACGCGCGTCGACGTCTCGTTCGACGGCGGCGTGAACTGGCAACGTGCGACGCTCCAGGAGCCGGTTCTGACGAAGGCGCTCACGCGCTTTCGCATCCCATGGCAGTGGAACGGCGAGACGGCACTGCTGCAAAGCCGCGCCGTCGACGACAAGGGCCACGTCCAGCCGACGCACGAGCAGCTCCTCGCCGCGCGCGGCGGGAACGCCATCTACAACAAGAACTCGATCCAGACGTGGCGCGTGAATCCAAACGGAACGGTGGACAGTGTCCAAGTCTCGTAG
- a CDS encoding DUF2470 domain-containing protein, with protein sequence MAELSDAAFAAMTTHMNDDHPDAVAAYAQHYAQCNPAIGARIVTMDATGLTLSVDMGAQTRDVRIDFARTVTDTDDARAMLISMWQTSAPQPLPERTQGAGVREGRG encoded by the coding sequence ATGGCCGAACTCAGCGACGCCGCTTTCGCGGCGATGACCACCCACATGAACGACGACCATCCCGACGCCGTCGCGGCATATGCGCAGCACTACGCGCAGTGCAATCCCGCCATCGGCGCGCGGATCGTCACGATGGACGCTACGGGGCTCACGCTCTCGGTCGACATGGGGGCGCAGACCCGCGACGTCCGTATCGACTTCGCGCGCACCGTCACCGATACCGACGACGCGCGCGCGATGCTGATCTCGATGTGGCAGACGTCGGCGCCGCAGCCGCTGCCGGAACGGACCCAGGGCGCAGGCGTGCGGGAGGGGCGCGGCTAG
- a CDS encoding DsrE family protein: MNEIIGNVGNIQKFYGTDNVRITLVVYGPGIHAVLKSDSPVAPRIAGLVAIGVDVLACDATLKTLNLTASDLIAGVKVTPNGLPAVVELQAAGWYYVRP; the protein is encoded by the coding sequence ATGAACGAAATCATCGGGAACGTCGGGAACATCCAGAAATTCTACGGGACCGACAACGTTCGAATCACGCTCGTCGTGTACGGACCGGGGATCCACGCCGTGCTCAAGAGCGATAGCCCCGTGGCTCCGCGCATAGCGGGGCTCGTCGCGATCGGCGTCGACGTGCTCGCCTGTGACGCGACGCTGAAAACGCTCAACCTCACCGCAAGCGACTTGATCGCAGGGGTGAAGGTCACGCCGAACGGTCTCCCGGCCGTCGTCGAGTTACAAGCTGCCGGGTGGTATTACGTCCGCCCGTAG
- the fahA gene encoding fumarylacetoacetase encodes MIDPRDFGIDNLPLGIVADDAGRARPAVAYRDLVVDLDALVHARAIDEQSLADASSLNAFLGRGPAAWTALRARLQHLLGERASAEERRAVAAASHPHGALHARMPVQVGDYVDFYSSLEHATSLGRILRPGGEPLPPNYRHIPIGYHGRSGTVVISETPIRRPAGQTKAGDAAAPEFGPSQMLDVELEMGWIAGPGNALGAPIPADAVREHVYGYVLLNDWSARDIQGWEYQPLGPFLSKSFATSISPWIVSLEALEPFRVAEPPREPEPLRYLRASQPFAYDVELDLLLLTRAMAERGDPPFHVSRTNLRGMYWTVAQQLAHVTANGATIRPGDLFGTGTISGFEPGTQGSLIERTWRGRDPLALPGGETRAFLENGDTAIVRGRAVRGDLRIGFGEVVGTIVA; translated from the coding sequence GTGATCGATCCGCGCGACTTCGGAATCGACAACCTGCCGCTGGGAATCGTCGCCGACGACGCAGGCCGCGCGCGGCCCGCCGTCGCCTATCGCGACCTCGTCGTCGACCTCGATGCGCTCGTGCACGCGCGCGCGATCGACGAACAGTCGCTCGCCGATGCATCCTCGCTCAACGCGTTTCTCGGCCGCGGACCGGCCGCGTGGACCGCGCTGCGCGCTCGCTTGCAGCACCTGCTCGGCGAACGCGCATCCGCTGAGGAACGTCGCGCCGTCGCCGCCGCTTCGCATCCGCACGGCGCGCTGCACGCTCGCATGCCCGTGCAGGTCGGCGACTATGTCGACTTCTACTCGTCGCTCGAACACGCGACGAGCCTCGGCCGCATCCTGCGCCCCGGCGGCGAACCGCTGCCTCCGAATTATCGCCACATCCCGATCGGGTACCACGGGCGCTCCGGCACCGTCGTCATCAGCGAGACCCCGATCCGGCGGCCCGCCGGGCAGACGAAAGCGGGCGATGCCGCGGCGCCGGAGTTCGGTCCGTCGCAGATGCTCGACGTCGAACTCGAGATGGGCTGGATCGCCGGCCCGGGCAACGCGCTCGGCGCGCCGATCCCCGCGGATGCCGTACGCGAGCATGTCTACGGCTACGTCCTGCTCAACGATTGGAGCGCACGCGACATCCAAGGCTGGGAGTATCAGCCGCTCGGACCGTTTCTCTCGAAATCGTTCGCGACGTCGATCTCGCCGTGGATCGTTTCGCTCGAAGCGCTCGAACCGTTCCGCGTCGCGGAGCCGCCGCGCGAGCCGGAGCCGCTCCGTTATCTGCGCGCGTCGCAGCCGTTCGCCTACGACGTGGAACTCGATCTGCTGCTGCTGACACGAGCGATGGCGGAGCGTGGCGATCCGCCGTTCCACGTGTCGCGGACAAATCTGCGCGGGATGTACTGGACGGTCGCGCAGCAGCTCGCACACGTTACCGCCAACGGTGCGACGATCCGTCCCGGCGATCTGTTCGGTACCGGCACGATCTCCGGTTTCGAGCCCGGAACGCAGGGGTCGCTGATTGAGCGCACGTGGCGCGGTCGCGATCCGCTCGCACTGCCGGGGGGCGAGACGCGCGCGTTTTTGGAGAACGGCGACACCGCGATCGTTCGCGGGCGCGCGGTGCGCGGTGACCTGCGCATCGGCTTCGGCGAGGTCGTCGGCACGATCGTCGCGTGA
- a CDS encoding LuxR C-terminal-related transcriptional regulator — MRHLPAHPIEPHALFANGPDFFVNLLHRHLRDGVPHDRERAIVELVARLVAFRAWRFGRLQSKTLVSFCCGPDADERAEANRFLACYRRQQRRTDQRPIAAVLDAVYPHAMTIALTVPDGGDAMLVLLRDAELGPFTAHDIQLLALAKTLSEEALNPEISAVDADPSTDEPLRRAKPMLFILDRTYRTVMGNRNDAAAEGTLGGPAFGMRLPELFETTIRELTTEWAEDPTRPVNATAMPLPFLLLRINDLTSADGHFLAVTIEKTRRRNTLLRAAKRFFITPREREVVASLLDGRRTDEIAERLNITVSTVNDHIKKLIERTGASNRSQMLARVLGWQSAARGDDTKHVHR; from the coding sequence ATGCGCCACCTCCCGGCGCACCCGATCGAACCGCACGCTCTCTTTGCGAACGGCCCGGACTTTTTCGTGAACCTCCTGCACCGACATCTTCGAGACGGAGTCCCCCACGATCGCGAGCGCGCGATCGTCGAACTGGTCGCGCGCCTGGTGGCGTTTCGCGCATGGCGTTTCGGCCGGCTGCAGAGCAAGACGCTGGTCTCGTTCTGCTGCGGCCCGGACGCGGACGAACGCGCGGAAGCGAACCGCTTTCTGGCCTGCTACCGCCGGCAGCAGCGCCGCACCGATCAGCGGCCGATCGCCGCGGTGCTGGACGCCGTCTATCCGCACGCGATGACGATCGCGCTGACGGTTCCCGACGGGGGGGACGCGATGCTGGTGCTGCTGCGTGATGCCGAACTCGGCCCGTTCACCGCGCACGACATCCAATTGCTCGCGCTCGCAAAGACGCTGAGCGAGGAAGCGCTCAACCCGGAGATTAGCGCCGTCGACGCCGATCCATCAACCGACGAGCCCCTGCGCCGTGCAAAGCCGATGTTGTTCATCCTCGACCGGACGTACCGTACCGTGATGGGCAATCGGAACGATGCAGCGGCCGAGGGAACTCTCGGCGGCCCGGCGTTCGGGATGCGTCTCCCGGAACTCTTCGAGACGACGATTCGCGAACTGACGACGGAGTGGGCCGAAGATCCGACGCGCCCCGTCAACGCGACGGCGATGCCGCTGCCGTTTCTGCTGCTACGCATCAACGACCTGACCTCCGCCGACGGCCACTTCCTGGCGGTCACGATCGAGAAGACGCGCCGCCGTAACACCCTCCTCCGCGCGGCGAAGCGCTTCTTCATCACGCCGCGCGAGCGCGAGGTCGTCGCGTCGCTGCTCGACGGCCGCCGCACCGACGAGATCGCAGAGCGCTTAAACATCACCGTCTCGACGGTGAACGACCACATCAAGAAACTGATCGAACGCACCGGCGCGTCCAACCGCTCGCAGATGCTCGCGCGCGTCCTCGGCTGGCAGAGCGCCGCCCGCGGCGACGACACGAAGCACGTTCACCGCTGA
- the soxB gene encoding thiosulfohydrolase SoxB: protein MVTRRDFVQAAIATAVLTGSSTGLARAAARQSITQADLLRFEPMGQVTLLHFTDLHAQLRPVYFREPSVNIGVGTNAGLPPHLTGNAFLEAFGIPPDTANAYALSSADFAALAKEYGRMGGFDRMATLVKAIRAERPTQTLLLDGGDTWQGSYTSLKERGADMVAAQNLLGVEAMTGHWEFTYGQDRVKELKAQLKAPFLCGNVKDATWGERIFDGTKVFERGGVAVAVIGQAFPYTPIANPRWLMPDWSFGIEEDRVRAEVDAARKAGADVVVLLSHNGFDVDRKLAARVTGIDVILTGHTHDAIPRSVMVGKTILTAPGSHGKFLGRLDLYVKGKQVVDHRFRLIPIFTDAIVSDPAMAALIANIRAPYEAELDRVLARTDSLLYRRGNFNGTFDDLICQSLLAERNAQIALSPGFRWGTSLLPGQDIRIEDLYNQTAITYPAAYRSTMTGATLKSVFEDVADNLFNPDPYYQQGGDMVRVGGMSYAIDVAKPIGSRISEMRLTDGTAIEPAKTYVVAGWASVNQGTEGPAIYDVVTRYLERRQVVSVPDRQVVRVRGADPRGIAP, encoded by the coding sequence ATGGTAACGCGTCGAGACTTCGTGCAGGCCGCAATCGCGACGGCCGTTCTGACGGGCTCGTCGACCGGATTGGCGCGCGCCGCAGCGCGCCAATCGATCACACAGGCGGACCTATTGCGCTTCGAGCCGATGGGTCAGGTGACGCTTCTCCACTTCACCGATCTCCATGCGCAGCTGCGGCCGGTGTACTTCCGGGAGCCGTCGGTCAACATCGGCGTGGGAACGAACGCAGGCTTGCCGCCGCATCTCACCGGCAATGCCTTTCTCGAGGCGTTCGGCATCCCGCCGGATACCGCGAACGCTTACGCGCTGAGCTCGGCCGACTTTGCGGCGCTCGCAAAAGAGTACGGGCGCATGGGCGGATTCGACCGTATGGCGACGCTCGTCAAAGCGATTCGTGCCGAGCGGCCGACCCAAACGCTGCTGCTCGACGGCGGCGACACGTGGCAAGGCTCGTACACGTCGCTCAAGGAGCGCGGCGCCGACATGGTCGCCGCACAAAACCTGCTCGGTGTCGAAGCGATGACGGGACACTGGGAGTTCACCTACGGACAAGACCGCGTCAAGGAGCTCAAGGCGCAGCTCAAGGCGCCGTTCCTATGCGGCAACGTCAAGGACGCGACTTGGGGCGAGCGGATCTTCGACGGCACCAAAGTGTTTGAGCGCGGGGGTGTGGCCGTCGCCGTGATCGGACAAGCCTTCCCGTACACGCCGATCGCCAACCCGCGCTGGCTGATGCCGGATTGGTCCTTCGGGATCGAAGAGGACCGCGTGCGCGCCGAGGTGGACGCTGCGCGAAAAGCGGGCGCCGACGTCGTGGTGCTGCTCAGCCACAACGGGTTTGACGTGGACCGCAAGCTCGCGGCGCGCGTCACCGGGATCGACGTCATCTTGACGGGTCACACGCACGACGCCATCCCGCGCAGCGTCATGGTCGGCAAGACCATCTTGACCGCGCCCGGATCCCACGGAAAGTTTCTCGGCCGCCTCGACCTGTACGTGAAAGGCAAGCAGGTCGTCGATCACCGGTTCCGGCTGATCCCGATCTTCACCGACGCCATCGTGAGCGATCCGGCGATGGCAGCATTGATTGCAAACATCCGCGCGCCGTACGAGGCCGAGCTGGATCGCGTGCTGGCGCGTACCGACTCGCTGCTGTATCGGCGCGGGAACTTCAATGGAACGTTCGACGATTTGATCTGCCAATCTCTGCTCGCGGAGCGCAACGCGCAGATCGCGCTCTCGCCCGGATTCCGCTGGGGCACGTCACTCCTGCCGGGACAAGACATCCGCATCGAGGACCTCTACAATCAAACAGCAATCACCTATCCCGCGGCCTACCGGTCCACGATGACCGGCGCCACGCTGAAAAGCGTCTTCGAAGACGTGGCGGACAACCTGTTCAACCCCGACCCGTACTATCAGCAAGGCGGCGACATGGTGCGCGTCGGCGGCATGTCGTACGCCATAGACGTCGCGAAACCGATCGGCTCGCGCATCTCCGAGATGCGGCTGACGGACGGGACTGCTATCGAGCCGGCAAAGACTTACGTCGTCGCCGGCTGGGCCTCGGTGAACCAGGGTACGGAGGGCCCAGCCATCTACGACGTCGTGACGCGCTATCTCGAGCGCCGGCAAGTGGTGTCCGTGCCCGACCGCCAGGTTGTGCGCGTACGTGGGGCGGACCCGCGCGGGATCGCGCCCTGA
- a CDS encoding cytochrome c biogenesis CcdA family protein, protein MSAFDVGYPTAVAAGIASFASPCVLPLVPGYLSFLAGVSYDDMALAVRDRSVSRRVFTAALAFVAGFVVVFVGLGASATLVGRVLIDHADVLERVSGLLIVLFGLHFVGVLRIRMLQRDVRFHPGRLPAGPGGAFLMGLAFGFGWTPCVGPILATILALAAVGDSVARGMTLLACYGLGIGLPFLIAAAAFQPFLKAVARFKTRMRAIEMTVGASMIATGALITTGSLAGTSGWLLRTFPALGRFG, encoded by the coding sequence GTGAGCGCTTTCGACGTAGGCTATCCGACTGCGGTCGCCGCGGGTATCGCGAGCTTCGCGTCGCCTTGCGTCCTGCCGCTGGTGCCGGGATATCTCTCGTTCCTCGCGGGCGTGTCGTACGACGACATGGCGCTCGCCGTGCGCGATCGTTCGGTCTCGCGCCGCGTCTTTACCGCGGCGCTGGCATTCGTCGCGGGCTTCGTCGTCGTCTTCGTCGGGCTCGGAGCATCCGCCACGCTAGTAGGGCGCGTCCTCATCGATCATGCGGACGTTCTCGAAAGGGTCAGCGGACTGCTCATCGTCCTGTTCGGCCTCCACTTCGTGGGCGTACTGCGCATTCGAATGCTGCAGCGTGACGTTCGATTCCATCCCGGGCGGCTGCCGGCGGGACCCGGCGGGGCCTTTCTCATGGGGCTCGCGTTCGGTTTCGGATGGACGCCGTGCGTCGGGCCGATTCTTGCGACGATCCTCGCGCTTGCAGCCGTCGGCGATTCCGTGGCGCGAGGCATGACCTTGCTTGCATGTTATGGGTTAGGGATCGGCCTTCCGTTTCTGATCGCGGCCGCGGCCTTTCAACCGTTCTTGAAGGCGGTCGCGCGCTTCAAAACGCGAATGCGCGCGATCGAGATGACCGTCGGCGCCTCGATGATCGCTACGGGCGCTTTGATCACGACCGGATCCTTGGCCGGTACGAGCGGCTGGCTCCTTCGAACATTCCCCGCACTCGGCCGATTCGGCTAG